In Plasmodium cynomolgi strain B DNA, scaffold: 0163, whole genome shotgun sequence, the genomic window ACTACACCAATATTCTCACTAGAATATTCATATTGGTTTTCATTATTAACATAAAGCAATAATATTTCAACTATTGTTAGTtcacatataatttttataaactgATCTTTCCTGATTGTTTAAAATGtctatattatttaattaaaatgagtGAGATCAGTATAGTAGATAATGTTCTTCAATTGTTAAAGCAgaatgtaatttttctttttttatcaaaatgatCTCTTATAAGGTTTTAgttaaattttgtatttcttatatatacaaaatatataagtatttATACTGTTTGTCtattcataaattttaacatttcttttaatttcagACAAAATTTACGGGTTCATCGCACTTGTTTAAGTtctatgataaattaaatacTTTCTATGGAACACATGAGAATTTTAGTGTATGTAACGAAGAGAACAACCTTGTTGTTCAATCATGTCCTGCTATTGAAGAAATAATGGAGAATTGGGATGATGGCATCTTGAGTTTGTTTAATTCACCTGATATAGATAGCTCTAAGTTGTGTGATTATACATTCTATTGGTTATATGGCAAATTAGTGGaatacaattttaaaatttcgaaTATCAGTTTGGTATACAATAAATTATCTAGTTTTATGAAAGAT contains:
- a CDS encoding CYIR protein (putative;~vir-type antigen) translates to MSEISIVDNVLQLLKQNTKFTGSSHLFKFYDKLNTFYGTHENFSVCNEENNLVVQSCPAIEEIMENWDDGILSLFNSPDIDSSKLCDYTFYWLYGKLVEYNFKISNISLVYNKLSSFMKDKCFKGKDEIFYIKKVYDLKELKNKKELYDFVEYSKYLKDIWNDGIGDNKKKYCGYTKYIFELYKEMERKNVHQYISMK